gagGTAATAATTAACAAGAGTGGTAAATATTTGagcttttattttcaaattaggaaattgGAAATgcttggttcttgaatttgtctcataaATTCTTAAATCACTTGattaataaaaatgaatacagaTATTCTGCTCATTTGAACATCTTAATGTTTATTATCAATTGTGTCATATGAAGTTTGACTTTCTCCATGTAGTGCCGCACATTCCTTTTCTTAGAATTTATAAATAGATAAAGAGAAGGaaactttatttttgcttttttcattcatgtatatcgttgtgttaaactggtcttttgttgtcagTGTTATCGTGTaggacatttgcaaatgaaagagaacatgtcaatttttgcaattttataattgagtatatgaatataagaacgacctaagtccatggaagaccatttcgagtaaactaaaaaaaacttcatatcttttttgtttgtccaataatattctattcaactgtgatgggaaggcaacattgtatatacaaattagaacatatatcattatgacaattaacattaacattaattgtggagacgccattttgtgtgatggacttgggtcgttctttgattcatatggacttgggtcgttctttgattcatatacatgaaattctgctatagagatgagaggacgagagagggcgctataatatgaatgtaagaatgacccaagtccttcattcttgcattcatataagatttaactcatttatttcaggcacttccgggggtaattaggatttatcatttatacacaagatcaGTCCATGCAtgagctacaatttcccatgtcaaactgaatttggccaaaaattggacttgggtcgttcttatattcatatactcaatttgtGCCCTGACTGACAAAAACGAGTGCGTGCGCTCATGcgtgatattttctttttgattacCTTATTTGCTTAATAGCCAATTAAGTTACTTTTAACATggtatcgattttcatcaaaatcttccaaGAAAAATATGACCTCGAGcaagtgtttacttttttattttatttatttttattttgcttaGTGTAAAACAGAGCTGATCCGATTGCGGCAACTTATGATATCGACACGAGGAGCTAAGGAAATGAATAGAAATGGATCAAAAtggattttcattttcaatttcaattcatttattttcattcttcttcttttttttctttcaacaaaaacaacacaagataaatcaggtattacatcataaacaaaaacatttgcctttgcaataaaaaaaatgacgtcgataaacataagagcgcatactggcaaataaaataataatacaaagtcatgcttcagttgaaaaaaaaagaaaggaagaaagactagagaggtccactaaaaagcaaagcttgtagattgtgaaccactcacaAAACTTATCAATTACTACAAAAACTTGTgacaaaatatgtgaccctgcacctcaaaacaaacaaaaagtcgcctgacatgaatttttagttaagaccatattctaaaagagcggacttaaagctttaaaatgatgtataactcaaatcaaatggactctcctaacctatctaaatattggaagaatgcacaaactcaggaaaagtgtgaacagagaaaagaggctctgaagtacagtgtctattcaagcgcttaatcttcaccaaaccatgctggctgtgcgatgaatgggacaaaaaacaggaagtaaaccaccagattaaaaaaaatgaagagattatcaaatgaaactgaaatcaagcatgcctcattaacacattctgtccataattaatgccaactttcaaagcagtagcattatcctttcaaaagttattagagttgaaagtgaagagtgtggacaaggtttttcagaaatgaaaaagggattctaaagacacacctaatcacactattctactaaaaatgttcgagataaactgctaaaaaacacacttttctgcccgttttatgataccaaattttagcataatgtaaaagaagacccgctctttcagaaaatatgaaaaagtaaagttcggctagattgacccattccacttattttcagtcctcacgcaaaatcagtgtgtgcgactttatgttcgtttcgAGGTGCGCAGTCACATATGATATACGACAGAACGGggcaaaacagaagaaacacaacaacatgacacaacatgcgagaatagatgaaaagtatgcaaggaaagaaagaaagagagaatgagagaatgcctacacgctgaacaagggaaatggaacaggggacGGTAAAGAATGTGCTTCATAGAGTTGGTGCTGCATGCAGCTGGGCAAGGATTGTAATGGCTACTTctttacataataatgaattcggtgattgaatgattggtgggtggatgatgaaccctgaggttgacGAAACCTATAGTTATTAAGGGAATAAAAACATATCACAGAGGACTTAATATAAAAGATTTCAAtttgcgcttaaaagaatacaaagatggggtattttttttatttcacagctcaGTGAGCTCTCaaatctaggaccggtgtatataaatgttttCTGggccaataaagttctcaggagtggtaaatgaaactcattagattttctagtgggataatcatgaaaagactggttccgtgggaacattgaattgaacatattgggaagtgcatttacatagtcattaaacataaactgaccaagttgaaaaaaaaatacaaatctttaattttcaaaatgttatattttgtgaataatggCTTTGTATGGGAACGTGGCGtgacgccacaaataatacgaataacctttttttttgtgtgtgtaataaaaGTAATTGCTCTAGTAagttttgatgggcactaccccacgctaggagtccgtaattaagataaggtaaaatgggagaaaaatacaacgtcaacaaagaggtcaatggaatatgaaacttgagtctattaataataccaatattgcgtgaaattattgtactaatGTTTGTAACGATGACCACGTGATGTCGGAGTAGCGGCAACGCTTTTGTAGAGAGCTCCCATTTTAATATTCCGAATTTTGGTAGAAATACGCGATATTTGGATCATATTTCTCCACATTATGGATGTAAGGAGAAGGGGATAGGGGAGAGCGGGGCAATAACGGACGTGGGGTAATAACGGACACTAGTACTTCACCATCTTGCCGGTAGGTGGCGTGATCCAGACTCCGCCCATATTTCGCTAGACGAATAACGTAGACATGTGCAAAGTGTCAGCTCCACTCGTCCTTTATTGGCGAAATTATCACAATTAACGGTAAGTAAACCCATCAAAATAAGATATTAAGCATTATATAATCGATCATAAGTATAATTATATTGTTATCGATAATGAGTGATGACCCTATGTTCGAAAGATTTGGTGTGGATTGGGATTGTTGTCAATGAGATGTGAGCAAATATTTCCGTGATTGTTTTAGTGTAGCCAGGGATTATTAGTCGAACGTCACTTGGGGCAATGACGGACATATGTCCGTTATTACCCCAATATGTCCGCTATTACCCcctaatttttttctcttgaagTTTTCTCAATCAAATCATTTCATGTGATGATTAAAATACCTATTACTGTTTTTCAGATGGTGAGAAAGTATAAAGCCACAGGGAAGAGAAAGTCGTGGACGTCCCAGGATCTTCGAGCCGCATTACGGCAAATCGAACTAGGAGAATCCGTGCGCCGAGTGGCTGAGCGATCGGGCATCCCAAAGTCCACACTCCATGATGCAAAAAGTGGGAAAAACAAGCATGCAAGACGACAGCAAGATGAATGTCACCTCGGAAAGTACAGCGTTTTTACGGCCGAACAAGAAGCAGAGCTTGCAAATTATGCAATGGAGGTTTGCCGTTCATTCTTTGGACTCTATCCCGAGCAAATACGACACATGGCGTATGAATACGCcgaaagaaacaaaatcaaacaccCTTTCAATCCTGTGACGAAGTTGGCTGGGAAGGATTGGTTTGCGGGGTTCCTTCGTCGAAACGCACAGCTTGCTTTGAGAACCCCAGAAGCCACTAGTTTTGCCAGGGCAATTGGGTTCAATAAAACAGCAGTTGGGAGGTTTTTTGACAATGTCAACTCTGTTCTGAGTGAGAACAACATCAGCCCTTCGCGGATCTATAATGTCGATGAGACTGGACTGTCAACATCGCCCAACATAGCAAAATCTGACAAAGTTGTGGCTGGAAAGGGACAAAAACAAGTCGGAAAGCTGACCAGTGCAGAAAAGGGGCAAACTATAACGGCGGTTGGCTGCATCAGTGCATGTGGCACATATGTTCCACCCATGTTGATATTTCCGAGGAAGAATTACACTGAAGCACTCATGAATGGATGTCCTCCGGGATCTACAGGGAAGGCCTCTGAATCGGGTTGGATCAACAGTGAGCTATTTGTCGATTGGTTgaaacatttcatttcgtttgttGGTGCTACTCCAGAGAATAAAGTCCTCCTCATCCTCGACAACCATACTTCTCATGCTACACTGGGTGCATGGAAAACCTGCCGCGACAATGGTGTCGTGATGGTCTCGATACCTccacacacatcacacaaacTGCAGCCCCTTGATCGAACAGTATATGGCCCCCTAAAAAATGCGTTTGCCAGACAGAGCTCCAACTTCGTAAAAACATTCAAACGCAGGATCACTCCTTACGATGTTGCAAACATATTGAACAAGGCATACTCCAAGATTGCGACTGTAGACAAAGCAGTCTCTGGATTCCGATGCACTGGCATATGGCCAATAAACCCTGATGTCTTTGATGATGAAGAGTATGCACCGGCAGATACACTTATGCCTCCAGAACCTCTGCCCGTGAATACGGCTCCTCAGGTCACAGCTCCTTCCGGGACGAATGACGTTACTCCGGTCACAGCTCCTTCCGGGACAAATGACGTTACTCCAGTCACGACTCCTTCAGGGACAGACAAAGCTGCTCCGGTTACAACTCCTTCGGGAACAGACGAAGCTGCTGCAGTCACGACTCCTTCAGGGACAGACACAACTGCTCCAGTCACGACTCCTTCAGGGACAGACGAAACTGCTCCAGTCACGACTCCTTCAGGGACAGACGATACTGCTCCAATCATGACTCCTTCAGGGACAGACGAAGCTCCCTCAAGGATGAATCTGCATGCAAATGAAGCTGCAAACCTCAATGCTACCCCACCTGATCTCCACCAGAATGAAGAGGATACAGAATCAGATTGTTCTGTAGGCGAAGGTACAGCTGAAGTCAGCATGGATACCAGTGATGATAGTCAATCCTTTTACGAGCTCTTTCCTTTGCCTAAAGGGCAAGGGAAACCATCGAGTAGGCCAAGAAAGCGTAAGGCGGGACAATCCGAAATCATCACATCCACGCCAGTTAAAATAGTTCTCATGGCAAAACAATCAAGAAAGGACAAAgtacaacaaaagaaacaaaatcaggctaagtcaaacaaacaaaaaggaaagatACGCcaccagacaaacaaacaaactgtgaaGAAACAAAAGGCGAGCGTCAAAAAAGCTGGAAAGAAGAACATGAAACCAGCAAAAAGATGGTTCTGCATCTTCTGCAAAGAGGAGTATCTTGACCCCCCTACGGAGGATTGGATTCGATGTGTCCGCTGCAACAATTGGGCCCATGAGCATTGTACAGACTACGGGTCAGGTGCAGGTTCTGGTGGATATCTTTGTGACTTATGTCGCTGATCAATCCACTCGGTACTGTTTCGGAAGAAATTTAGATCAAAATAAGTAAATCTAATTACTTTCCGGCTCTGCTGAGATGCAATGTGAACATTGATTGAGTATGTCCAGTACAGAACGATATGATTTCATAATTTCAGTTGTATTTCGAGGCAAATAACTAATTATGTGCTCACCTCTCATTCATTATTTATGAACTGCATGCATAATTagacatatttttttaataatcagTTTGACTGTTAGGCCTATTCGTcattaaaggtagtggatctcatTTGCAGCCCcccaaaaaatgatactgaaTAAATATCCTGGTAGGAAGAAGCAAACACCATTTAGAAACTCACCTGAGAAAATCAGAACTGGAAACTAACTCTAAGTTGAATTATTATCAATAAATGTGATTTTTTAATCAGTATGAGTTATACTTTAATTGTCTCCCATTGCGCGTGTGTTAAAATCAGTAAAAAACTACTTCAGATTTTTATATCGCATTTAAATGTTTTACAACCtacaactttgaaaattcatacatTTTATCAGAATAGTACTTTCTTCattcatgccaaatttcaagatGTTTAGAGCTGGCTTGCAAatgagatccactacctttaacaAGCCTTAAAATTTATGCTTTTAAAATaattgttgtcattttcaaacttATCATTTATCCTATCCACAAATTCGAGGTAGGAGGGGGTGGGTGGTTACATCCCCAAATTAGGGGTATGAAGTTGAATTTGTTATTGTGTTGGGTTGTTTAAAGTTGTATTTTACCTTTCCGATACTATTCGTAATGTAGTTCAGCAATTTTATATCAGTTGCTTACACTTGAAATATGAATAAGAGTAAAATAGTGTAGAAAAGTGTGGAATTTTACAACTATGGCCGAATAGTTCATAATGTTTAAAACAAGCGAAATATTTGCATATAGTGTTCCCGACCCATTTTCAGAATTTCTATCATCTTGAAATGACTGTAGCCTGTAGGTGTACTGAAATTAAAAATTTTTAGGAGTCGTCTCATAATTaagtgtacaaaataatgtagtttgaatttaaaatgattttgagatgaaaaaaaaaaatgcccgtCTTGACCATTACACAAACTAAAAGAATGAGTCAGAGACTTGGAGAtggaggagtgggggggggggggggcagtggcgtagaaagaggggggggggggcgtgtccCTTTTTCTCCCACCCCATTATTGATCATTACGTCggaaaaaataatttaagaCCTGCAGCCGTGTTACGTTCTACTTAGTCGGTAATTTTGCCAGTTCATAAATAATATGCCACCCCCTCCCCTATGGAATTCCTAGCTACGCCACTGTGGTTGGGTTTCTTAGATATAAGTTACACACATTAGAATAGTACTTGTATTTTACCATTTTTGAGTTCAGATGTGGATTAAATGCAGTTATCAACAGCTAAAAACAATACAAGGGTAAGCGTCCGTTATTCCCCTTTGTGTCCGCTATTCCCCTCATAGCTGTCCGTTATTCCCCAAAGAGGATGGGGTAATAGCGGACAATGGCAATTTCTTTCAACAAAGGTAACTCAAAATTAAATGAGCAGTTTCATCGGTTGTACATGTCACACCATGCGTATACCTAATATGTATATCCCACAAAAGAATAAAGAGTGAGGGCCCTTTTGTTGGCTCAGAATGggaattttaaaaatttgtcCGTTATTGCCCCGCTCTCCCCTATGATTTCCGCTCTCAGCCAAATGGTAAAACCTAAGCAACCGTCATCTAATACGAGAAAGGAACCGTCAAATCTCAGTGGTTGTGCTACTAGAAATTCAAGCACACAGGAAGCTATGGAGACCAGCGGATCTACCGGTGACGCCACGAGCAGCACCATGGGTGGAGTCTCGCTCGCCAACACTTTAAGTACGTCTACGGCTAGCAATGTGTTCCTGCTCGAGTCCAGCGACCAGCCGGTCGCTACAGCTGCCGCGCCTCCTGAACTTCTTTCATTCATGAGGGAAATTAAGGACATGTTTCGCTCCCTCACGAGTCAGGTAAACACAAAACTCGACTCTGTAGTGACCGAAATAGCTTCGCTCAAAAACGACCTTGCAAGCACGAAA
The sequence above is a segment of the Diadema setosum chromosome 12, eeDiaSeto1, whole genome shotgun sequence genome. Coding sequences within it:
- the LOC140235701 gene encoding uncharacterized protein, giving the protein MIKIPITVFQMVRKYKATGKRKSWTSQDLRAALRQIELGESVRRVAERSGIPKSTLHDAKSGKNKHARRQQDECHLGKYSVFTAEQEAELANYAMEVCRSFFGLYPEQIRHMAYEYAERNKIKHPFNPVTKLAGKDWFAGFLRRNAQLALRTPEATSFARAIGFNKTAVGRFFDNVNSVLSENNISPSRIYNVDETGLSTSPNIAKSDKVVAGKGQKQVGKLTSAEKGQTITAVGCISACGTYVPPMLIFPRKNYTEALMNGCPPGSTGKASESGWINSELFVDWLKHFISFVGATPENKVLLILDNHTSHATLGAWKTCRDNGVVMVSIPPHTSHKLQPLDRTVYGPLKNAFARQSSNFVKTFKRRITPYDVANILNKAYSKIATVDKAVSGFRCTGIWPINPDVFDDEEYAPADTLMPPEPLPVNTAPQVTAPSGTNDVTPVTAPSGTNDVTPVTTPSGTDKAAPVTTPSGTDEAAAVTTPSGTDTTAPVTTPSGTDETAPVTTPSGTDDTAPIMTPSGTDEAPSRMNLHANEAANLNATPPDLHQNEEDTESDCSVGEGTAEVSMDTSDDSQSFYELFPLPKGQGKPSSRPRKRKAGQSEIITSTPVKIVLMAKQSRKDKVQQKKQNQAKSNKQKGKIRHQTNKQTVKKQKASVKKAGKKNMKPAKRWFCIFCKEEYLDPPTEDWIRCVRCNNWAHEHCTDYGSGAGSGGYLCDLCR